In Corylus avellana chromosome ca2, CavTom2PMs-1.0, the following proteins share a genomic window:
- the LOC132172957 gene encoding uncharacterized protein LOC132172957: MCNDPPEDLQHLFLDCPFARAIWRNTAWPINVSVFSNLPIAEWSKAIINPSSHLGIPSDQVWEFQISALVTMDCSWLARNKLIHNGSVPDPVSCLKSISSMVKAHLKAWLDSAFVPEAWSPPPLGFLKANFDVAIRPLFSVAAVVLNDHTGLIVAVCTKKLPHLDATVGEANAALLAVSFAADFGCSSILLEGDSQLCILAINKDHLFSDWLCAPMIADIHLHLLLFS, from the coding sequence ATGTGTAATGATCCTCCTGAAGATTTGCAGCACCTGTTTCTTGATTGCCCTTTTGCTAGGGCCATTTGGAGAAACACTGCTTGGCCCATCAACGTCTCAGTTTTCTCCAATTTGCCTATTGCTGAATGGTCTAAAGCTATCATTAATCCTAGCTCTCATCTTGGCATCCCTTCGGATCAAGTTTGGGAGTTTCAGATTTCTGCTTTAGTTACTATGGACTGCAGTTGGTTAGCTAGAAACAAGCTTATTCACAATGGCTCTGTTCCGGATCCAGTTTCTTGTTTGAAGTCCATTAGCTCCATGGTTAAAGCTCATCTTAAAGCATGGCTTGACTCAGCTTTTGTCCCTGAAGCTTGGTCTCCTCCTCCCCTTGGCTTCTTGAAAGCTAATTTTGATGTTGCCATTCGCCCCTTGTTTAGTGTTGCAGCTGTGGTCCTTAATGATCACACAGGTCTTATCGTGGCTGTCTGTACTAAGAAGTTACCCCATCTGGATGCCACTGTTGGGGAAGCCAATGCTGCTCTTTTGGCAGTTAGTTTTGCTGCTGATTTTGGTTGTTCCTCTATTCTCCTTGAAGGGGATTCTCAGCTTTGCATCCTTGCCATCAACAAAGATCATCTCTTTTCAGATTGGCTTTGTGCCCCCATGATTGCTGATATTCACTTGCATTTGTTGCTTTTTTCTTAG
- the LOC132170240 gene encoding glutamate receptor 3.6-like, protein MNTLLLLVLMVFCHGISSYGVVTNVSTRPDVVNIGAILSYKSTIGKVAKLAMETAVEDVNSDPTVLAGTKINLTMQDSNYSGFLGIVETLQFMEKDTVAIIGPQLSVTAHVVSHIANELQVPLLSYSATDATLSPLQFPFFVRTSHSDLFQMAAIAEIVDYYGWKEVIAIYVDDDQGRNGITALGDKLAERRCKISYKAPMPPEPTRDNVTDVLVKVALTESRIIVLHTYAGQGPEVLNVAKYLGMMATGYVWIATNWLSTILDTNSPVTSDVMGDFEGVITLRMYTPESEVKRKFVSRWSNLTRAKSTNGSFGLSTYGLYAYDTVWLLAHAIDAFFNQGGVISFSNDSRLTDVQGGSLNLDAMNIFDGGKLLLKSILQVNMTGVTGPINFTSDRNFIYPAFEVINVVGTGFRRIGYWSNYSGLSLDPPEMLYTNPPNRSSASQRLSVVIWPGETTQRPRGWVFPNNGRQLRIGVPKRVSFREMVSEVSSDMFKGYCIDVFTAAVNLLPYAVPYKLFPFGDGRNNPSGTDLVQMITTGVYDAAIGDIAIITNRTRIVDFTQPYIESGLVVVAPVRKSNSSAWAFLRPFTLQMWGTTAIFFLIVGAVVWILEHRINDEFRGPPKKQVVTILWFSFSTLFFSHRENTVSTLGRLVLIIWLFVVLIINSSYTASLTSILTVQQLSSPIKGIETLINSNDPIGYQQGSYARNYLVEELGIRESRLFPFNSPEDFTKALKNGPHRGGVAAIVDERAYVDLFLSTRCEFSIVGQQFTKAGWGFAFPRDSPLAIDMSTAILKLSENGDLQRIHDKWLMRSACTKQGTKFEVDRLQLKSFWGLFAICGTACLLALVVYLFLMMRQFSRHYQEELKPPGSISGSKRLRTFLSFADEKVEEVKSRSKRRQMEKNSNRSVATEDESINSYKRRHLDLSSSNKSLDSCNEA, encoded by the exons ATGAATACACTGTTGCTTCTGGTGTTAATGGTTTTCTGCCATGGGATTTCCTCGTATGGGGTTGTTACAAATGTTTCTACAAGACCTGATGTTGTAAATATAGGGGCTATTCTCTCTTACAAGTCTACTATTGGCAAAGTTGCAAAACTCGCAATGGAAACTGCAGTTGAAGATGTGAATTCTGATCCAACTGTTCTGGCTGGAACTAAGATAAATCTTACGATGCAGGACTCCAATTACAGCGGATTCCTTGGCATTGTTGAGA CCTTGCAGTTCATGGAGAAAGACACCGTAGCAATTATTGGTCCCCAACTTTCAGTAACAGCTCATGTAGTATCTCACATTGCTAATGAGCTCCAAGTTCCTCTATTGTCATATTCAGCAACAGACGCCACCCTGTCTCCACTTCAGTTCCCTTTCTTTGTTAGAACTTCCCATAGTGATCTATTTCAGATGGCTGCAATAGCAGAAATTGTGGACTACTATGGATGGAAAGAGGTAATTGCAATCTATGTTGACGATGACCAAGGCAGAAATGGGATTACTGCATTAGGAGACAAGCTTGCTGAGAGACGTTGTAAGATCTCATACAAAGCACCTATGCCCCCTGAACCCACCCGGGATAATGTCACCGATGTGCTGGTTAAGGTTGCTTTAACCGAGTCTCGGATTATTGTTCTTCACACTTATGCCGGTCAGGGTCCAGAGGTTCTTAACGTTGCAAAGTACCTTGGGATGATGGCAACTGGGTATGTGTGGATTGCTACTAACTGGCTCTCTACCATACTAGATACTAATTCTCCAGTCACTTCAGATGTAATGGGTGACTTTGAAGGAGTTATTACATTGCGTATGTACACACCAGAGTCAGAAGTCAAGAGAAAATTTGTTTCTAGGTGGAGTAACTTGACTCGTGCAAAGAGTACTAATGGCTCTTTTGGACTAAGTACTTACGGTCTATATGCCTATGACACTGTTTGGCTGCTTGCGCATGcaattgatgcattttttaatCAGGGGGGAGttatctcattctcaaatgATTCTAGATTAACTGACGTACAAGGAGGGAGCTTGAATCTTGATGCTATGAACATCTTTGATGGAGGGAAGTTGCTGCTTAAGAGCATTTTGCAGGTCAATATGACTGGTGTAACAGGACCAATCAATTTTACTTCGGATAGGAACTTCATTTATCCTGCATTTGAAGTCATTAATGTCGTTGGCACAGGGTTTAGGAGGATCGGTTATTGGTCTAATTATTCTGGGTTATCACTCGACCCTCCAGAAATGCTTTACACAAACCCACCTAATCGTTCCAGTGCAAGTCAAAGGCTAAGCGTCGTAATTTGGCCTGGAGAAACAACACAGCGACCTCGTGGGTGGGTTTTCCCAAACAACGGAAGACAATTGAGAATTGGAGTCCCAAAAAGAGTTAGCTTTCGAGAAATGGTGTCAGAAGTGAGCAGTGACATGTTCAAAGGGTATTGCATTGATGTATTTACTGCTGCAGTGAACTTGTTGCCATATGCCGTCCCATATAAACTATTTCCATTTGGCGATGGTCGTAATAACCCAAGTGGCACTGACCTTGTGCAGATGATCACAACGGGT GTCTATGATGCAGCAATAGGGGACATCGCAATCATCACCAACCGAACGAGAATAGTGGATTTTACACAACCATATATCGAGTCTGGGCTGGTAGTAGTGGCCCCAGTTAGGAAGTCAAATTCTAGTGCTTGGGCATTTTTAAGGCCATTCACTCTACAGATGTGGGGTACCACAGCTATCTTTTTTCTCATTGTGGGAGCAGTTGTTTGGATTTTGGAGCATAGAATAAATGATGAATTCCGGGGTCCCCCAAAAAAACAAGTTGTCACTATTCTATG GTTTAGCTTTTCAACCTTGTTCTTCTCCCATA GGGAAAATACAGTCAGCACTCTTGGTCGGCTAGTGCTAATAATATGGTTATTTGTGGTACTTATAATCAACTCAAGCTACACTGCAAGTTTGACCTCAATCTTGACAGTGCAGCAGCTTTCTTCTCCCATTAAAGGCATTGAAACTCTGATTAACAGCAATGATCCCATTGGCTACCAGCAAGGTTCATATGCCCGAAACTATTTAGTTGAGGAACTTGGCATTCGCGAGTCCagactttttccttttaattcaCCAGAAGATTTTACTAAAGCCTTAAAAAACGGCCCCCATAGGGGTGGTGTTGCAGCAATTGTTGATGAGCGTGCATATGTAGACCTTTTCCTCTCAACCCGATGTGAATTCAGCATTGTAGGTCAACAGTTCACCAAAGCCGGGTGGGGATTT GCCTTTCCACGGGATTCACCTCTAGCAATAGACATGTCAACTGCCATTTTAAAACTGTCGGAGAACGGAGACCTTCAGAGAATCCATGATAAATGGCTTATGAGAAGTGCATGCACTAAACAAGGCACAAAGTTTGAAGTGGATCGCCTTCAGCTTAAGAGCTTCTGGGGCCTTTTTGCCATATGTGGAACCGCTTGCTTGCTTGCTCTCGTTGTATATTTGTTTCTGATGATGCGCCAGTTCAGCAGGCACTATCAAGAGGAACTTAAGCCTCCTGGTTCAATCTCAGGGTCTAAACGTCTTCGGACATTTCTTAGTTTTGCTGATGAAAAGGTAGAGGAAGTTAAAAGCCGCTCCAAGAGAAGGCAAATGGAGAAGAACTCAAACAGAAGTGTAGCTACTGAAGATGAATCAATCAACAGTTACAAGAGAAGACATTTGGATTTATCATCTTCAAATAAGAGTCTTGATAGTTGCAATGAAGCCTAA